The sequence TCTGTACAACTTTTAATTCAGTAAGTAAAATTGTTGTTTCTTTGTCACTTAATCTGAATCTTGGTCTGAATCTTGGTCTGTTTCTAGGAGATATAGAATCAGACACGCCTTCCCAAACAGAGACAAATGAAAACAAAGGTAAATTCAGAAAAAAAGTAAACCACCCCTAAGTTTGTATGTTAAAATCCACGTTTAGAACCTAATAATATACCGTCTCTGGTGAAGCAATTTGGCGTGTTGACAATTATTAACATTTTTGCAAACTTTTGAACACATAAGATTTAAGATGGAAAATGTTGGGTACGAGTCAAATATTTAATTGGGTAGATAGAGTAACTTCTATACATGTTGAAACAAGATGGGCCGAGTTGGGTCGACCCAAACCATTTATGTCCAAATTATTTTTCTTTGAGATAACTAGGGAGTCAAGTATGATAAAAAAGATAGTGATAATCAAAGGGTGAGTTTTAGACACATAACACATTTGACCTGTTCGGTTTTCGCTAACCATGTTTAATTGTTTGACATATCGGAGATcaaatattataaatttaaaatggGTCAGAATTGTCAcctttttataatattaattaatattaatcaaaatGAACCCTTACCCCAAATATCTTTTGAGGATCATCAATCGCCTTCTTTGCAGCCTCTACAGTCTTGTAGGTAACGAAGCCGAAACCACTAAAGATAAAGACATGCAAAAGACAGAAACTTGTAagattttgaaaaacaaaacaaaaaataacattttttaaactTTGTTCATGAGAAGTAAACAGTATATTTATGTTATTATCATTCAACACAATATTTGATGTGATAATTTAAAGAGTATTTACCGTGATTTATTTGTCTCTTTATCATATGCAACCAAACCTTCTTCAATTTCACCATGTTTTTTAAAGAAAATAAGAAGCGTTTCACTTGTTATATTAGGGGACAAACCGCCAATATAAAGTTTCCTTTGTGCAATATCACTACTAATCGTGCTACTTATGCCTTCACAAGCTAGAGTGCATACAGCCATTCGGCCCTGAAAAAAACAAGTTAGAAATCAAGAAAAAAAATCAATAATACAAAGCATAAATCAGTGTTAATATTGTAgaataaatttttaataattataataaatttgtatacttataagtaatacaaATGTGGCATTACATAAAGAAAATCATAGCATCTCATTAGATGGCAACCAATATTAAAATCTAAGCTGTTGATAATTTGCAAAGGCTTCCTGAATAGTAGGTAGTTCAATGAggtggcaatttcgacccatttattagGAATGGATCATTTGGGTTTTCCTACGATGTAATTTCTCTGAACACCTTTCAAAATTGATTTATTCAAGCAGTTTGGATTGTTATTGCAATCATATAAGTGGTTGTGGTTAACAAAGCCCAACCCGTGTCAACCAAATTATAAAAAGATTACCCATTTTACACAACTAGTGTTGCATAAATCGAGATTAATCGACAATTAATTGGTTTATAAGAGGGGTCTGGTGCGATTAATCAAAATCGATTGAAAAAAAATCGATCAACCCTCAGTAAACATAAATTAGGGATAAATCGGATTTAATAAGTGAACATCAGTCAAAGTCCAACTtaatcaaacttagtcaacatacaATTAAACCCAGATTTGGCCGATTAGTCCCTCCAATGTCCCAACCGATAATCCCCAATTAGCAATTTTTGCAACTTTGTACACAACCCGCCCAACTTGTCCATTTTGCTACATCTACAAAACACAATCCCACAACATATACTTACATCGATCAGTTTGTTAGGTGTTTCTAGAGCTCTTCGAGTTGAATCAATATCTTTATAAGTGATAAAACCATACCCACGCGATTTTCCACTCGCTTTATCTGTTATAACCGCACCTTCCTCAATTTCACCATATTCAAAAAAGACCTAAATGTAATCATA comes from Rutidosis leptorrhynchoides isolate AG116_Rl617_1_P2 chromosome 4, CSIRO_AGI_Rlap_v1, whole genome shotgun sequence and encodes:
- the LOC139843983 gene encoding UBP1-associated protein 2A-like isoform X2, with product MEDLKKRKFDESNNNNNGEITDKSSSSSEEQLRSLLDPLAKTQLVDLLSKFGSQYSFIAEEIKSVASADPVNQKFFVRGLAWNTTTETLCDVFFEYGEIEEGAVITDKASGKSRGYGFITYKDIDSTRRALETPNKLIDGRMAVCTLACEGISSTISSDIAQRKLYIGGLSPNITSETLLIFFKKHGEIEEGLVAYDKETNKSRGFGFVTYKTVEAAKKAIDDPQKIFGACLILYLLETDQDSDQDSD